In Cuculus canorus isolate bCucCan1 chromosome 36, bCucCan1.pri, whole genome shotgun sequence, the sequence CCCACATTTGAGCCCTGGGAGCCCTCCTTTGAACCCCGAGACCCCACATTTGAGCCCCGGGAGCCCTCCTTTGAACCCCGGGAGCCCTCATTTGAGCCCTGGGACCCCTCAGAACCCCTCGTGCGAGCCCCAACCCTCGTGTAATCCTCGTGTAATCCTCGTGCGAGCCCTGCGTGAGCCCTGGGACCCCACATTTGAACCCCGGGAGCCCTCCTTTGAACCCCGAGACCCCTCCTTTGAGCCCCGGGAGCCCTCCTTTGAGCCCCGGGAGCCGTCGTGCGAGCCCTCGTGCGAGCGCCGTGTCCTCGTGCAGCACCAGCAGCGCTGGCAGGCGGCCGCTCTCGCCCTCGACCGCGTCTTCCTGGCGGCGTTCGTGGTGCTGACGGGCGCCTGCGCCCTCGGCACCGGCCTGGATGCGGCCCTGCACCggccccccccgaaccccttCCCCtgaaaccccccaaaaccccccaactgacccccccaaatccaactgacccccccaaatcccccctgaacccccaaaaccccccaactgacccccccaaatcccccctgaaccccctaaatcccccctgaaccccccaaaaccctccaaCTGACCCCCCTAAATCCaactgacccccccaaatcccccctgaacccccaaaaccccccaactcacccccccaaatccaactgacccccccaaatcccccctgaaccccccaaaaccccccaactcacccccccaaatccaactgaaccccccaaatcccccctgaaccccccaaaaccctccaaCTGACCCCCCTAAATCCaactgacccccccaaatcccccctgaaccccccaaaaccccccaactcacccccccaaatcccccctgaaccccctaaatcccccctgaacccccaaaaccccccaactcaccccccaaatccaactGACCCCCCCTAgatcccccctgaacccccaaaccccccaactcacccccccaaatccaactGACGGCCCTGaatcccccctgaacccccaaaaccccccaactcacccccccaaatccaactgacccccccaaatcccccctgaaccccccaaaaccccccaactcacccccccaaatccaactgacccccccaaatcccccctgaacccccaaaaaccccccaactcacccccccaaatccaactgacccccctaaatcccccctgaaccccccaaaaccccccaactgacccccccaaatccaactCACCACCCTaaatcccccctgaaccccccaaaaccccccaactcaccccccaaatccaactgacccccccaaaaccccccaactgacccccccaaatccaactgccccccccaaatcccccctaaaccccccaactgacccccccaaatcccccctgaaccccccaaaaccctccaaCTGaccccccctaaatcccccctgaacccccaaaccccctaaatcccccctgaacccccaaaccccccaactcacccccctaaatcccccctgaacccccaaaaccctccaactgacccccctaaatcccccctgaacccccaaaaccctccaactgacccccctaaatcccccctgaaccccccaaacccccaactcaccccccccaaatccaactGATGGCCCTGaatcccccctgaacccccaaaaccccccaactGACCCCCCTGaatcccccctgaaccccaaaagacccccctaaatcccccccaaaccccaactgaccccccccaaatcccccctgaaccccccccgccccctcccttttccccccctcaatAAAGTGGGGTCCCCGCAGCCCTCTGCTTTCATTTcgggggggggagcggggggggggggagcagggtggggccccccccaaaaagcccAAATCATCCCCCCAAAAATCCCCCCTTTGGCCCTcattgggggaggggggaggaatCCCAGGATGCCCCGCGGCGACGCCGTCTCCATGGCGACCGCGAGGGGCGGGGCTGGGagcgagggggcgtggcctagGGCGGAGAGGGAGTAGCCgtagggggcgtggcctcggcTGTGTCGCGCCGTGATGACGCAATCGGGCGGCGCCGGCGGCTCcgggaggaggtggtggtggaggagccGGGGGTGagcagggattgggggggggggggggaaaggggtttggggggggcagaaggggattggggggggggaaaaggggcgctgagggggggggggaagagggtgTGGGGGCGggaaagaggggtttgggggggaaaagaggggtttgggggggcaaaaggggcgTTTGGGGAGGCAGAAGGGGCCTTTgaggggggaaataggggggtTGGGGGCAAATAGGGGTTTGGaggggcaaaaaaggggttgggggggaaaagggggggttgggggcaaAAAGGGGCAGTTTGGGCGGGAAAAAGGGGCAGTTTGGGCGGGAAAAAGGGGCAATTTGGGCGGGAAAAAGGGGCAATTTGGGCGGGAAAAGGGGGCAGTTTGGGCGGGAAAAGGGGGCAGTTTGGGCGGGAAAAGGGGGCAGTTTGGGCGGGAAAAAGGGGCAGTTTGGGCGGGAAAAGGGGGGCAATTTGggcgggaaaagggggtttgagggcaaAAAGGGGcgatttgggggggaaaggggtttgggggaaaaaaggggtaatttagggggaaaaagggTTTGGGGGCAAAAAGGCctaatttgggggggggaaggggtttggggtaaaaagaggCAATTTAGGGGGAAAAGGGAGTTGGCAAaagggggcagtttgggggggaaaagggttTGAGGGCAAAAAGGGGcaatttgggggggaaaagggtttgggggtaaaatggggcaatttaggggggaaaaaagggtgtTGAGGGCAAAAAGGGGTAATTTgtggggtgaaaagggggggttgggggggtaaaaaggggtaATTTGGGGGAAAAGGGTTGGGGTAAAAAGGGTTAATTTAGGGGGGAAGAGGgtttgggggtaaaaaggggcaatttggggggggggaaaggagcaatttggggggtaAAAAGCGGCGTTTTGGGGGTCCCGGTTGGATTCGGGGGGGTCACTGTtggttcccccccccctttagGAGCCATGAAGGAGGCGCTGGCCGCCCGTCAGCTGTGGggggggggcccgggggggcCTCGTGAGGGTCCCCCCCTCCCTCGCCGGGAGCCACTTtggggggtgtccccccccctcctcgctTCCCCCTGGGCTCcaaccccaccccccccacccccccaccccgaaggggaagaagaggggcgcgggggggggtCTCTAAAAttgggggtccccccccggCGTAAAGCCCCCCCCCGGCGGCGCCTTCGGGCGCTTTGGGCGCTTCGGATGTTGCTTTTTGGCAAAGGAGGGGTTTGGGCTTTTCCATGGAAAAGGGGGGGTCGGAAAAAGGGGGGGTCCCGACGCCGCCCCCTCCCGCCGCCATCGCTCTCTCCCGACGAAGACGCCGTCGTGACGCCCACTCCGGCTCCGATATTTGGGGGGGGAACCCCTCACCATCCCCTTCATCCTCATGCGGAGGAATTGGGGgtcacccccacccccccagcgCTGGCGctgccccccccgccgccgGCACCCCTCGTCACCCCCCCACACTTCGGGGAGATGGAAtttgggggggaccccgggATAGGGGGGGGCTTAGGGGGACCCCCCGGCCTTGGGGGGGAAGAAGGtgagttggggggggggttgggggggcaaaaaaggggaatttggggggaggaaaaggggggttggggggtaaaaagggataatttggggggagaaaggggggtttggggtatAAAAAGGGGCaatttgggggggttgggggcaaaaaggggcaatttgggggagaaaggggggttggggggtaaaaaggggcaatttgggggagaaaagggggggttgggggtaaaaaggggtaatttggggggagaaaagggggggttgggggcaaaaaggggcaatttgggggaagaaagaggggtttgggggtaaaagggggtgatttggggggagaaagggggatttggggggtaaaaaggggcaatttggggggaaaagtggggttggggggtaaaaaggggcaatttttggggtgaaaagggtaAAAAGGGGGATCGgctccatttttggggtccccccccatcgccccccccccctttgttCTCCCCCAGGCCCCCTCCCCAATGGCTTCGGCGTGGGGggcccccccagtccccccagcgGCGGCGCCGCCCCCATCCTGATCAGCAACGTCTGCAGCGTCGCCGCGGGGGGCGGCGAGGAGGGGGACCCCGAGCCTGACCCCCCAATCCGGGGGGGCCCCCAGAACAGCCCCCCCCTGCGAGAGGAGCACGTGACCTGCATCCAGAGTGAGCGCGGgcgtcagtagggaccagagtgaacggggggggggggggcgttaAAGTCTGGGGTTAAAAAGAGATTGAACGGTTatcagtagggaccagagttaACGGATGTCATTAGGATGGGAGTAAAAGGGTATTACTCGTTAGAGCCCATCGTTAGGGCTCAGAGTGAACGGGGACATCGTTAGGGCTCAGAGTGAACGGACATCGTTAGGGCTCAGAGTGACCAGGACATCGTTAGGGCTCAGAGTGAACAGACATCGTTAGGGCTCAGAGTGAACTGGGACATCGTTAGGGCTCAGAGTGAACCGGGACATCGTTAGGGCTCAGAGTGAACGGACATCGTTAGGGCTCAGAGTGAACCGGGACATCGTTAGGGCTCAGAGTGAACAGACATCGTTAGGGCTCAGAGTGAACGGGGACATCGTTAGGGCTCAGAGTGAACGGACATCGTTAGGGCTCAGAGTGAACGGACATCGTTAGGGCTCAGAGTGAACAGACATCATTAGGGTTCAGAGTGAACAGACATCGT encodes:
- the LOC128849962 gene encoding protein diaphanous homolog 1-like → MLLFGKGGVWAFPWKRGGRKKGGSRRRPLPPPSLSPDEDAVVTPTPAPIFGGGTPHHPLHPHAEELGVTPTPPALALPPPPPAPLVTPPHFGEMEFGGDPGIGGGLGGPPGLGGEEGPLPNGFGVGGPPSPPSGGAAPILISNVCSVAAGGGEEGDPEPDPPIRGGPQNSPPLREEHVTCIQSERGRQ